Proteins from a single region of Catenulispora acidiphila DSM 44928:
- a CDS encoding C40 family peptidase, translating to MTVNARHRRPRAPKYTKLALGAAAAGTMVLVPSVANADPQPTIAQVNDQLNTLYQQAAHADEAYNAAQDAEAKLQQQVDGINREMSAEQATMAQTQTRLGGLAAEQYRNGGVDPTLRLMMQADPSTMLDMSATVDRVQADNAGNLNLLAQQKADLAAKAKQAADKMALLDQQTKAAEATKKQYDGDVSKAQALLNSLQAQQRAALKAEQDRQHAAALAAAQQAAAKQSSSSSSSSSSGSSSGSSSGGSTTVSVPVSGRAAAAVAFAQAQLGKPYIFGATGPGGYDCSGLSQAAWKAAGVSIPRTATAQMQGLPAVSASSAQPGDLVFFYGNSSYVDHVGIYIGGGRVIHAPHPGSSVEIVAVSSMPLVSYARP from the coding sequence ATGACTGTCAATGCCCGACATCGTCGTCCGCGTGCCCCGAAGTACACCAAACTGGCCCTCGGCGCGGCTGCGGCCGGGACCATGGTCCTGGTCCCCAGCGTCGCCAACGCCGACCCGCAGCCGACCATCGCGCAGGTCAACGACCAGCTGAACACGCTCTACCAGCAGGCCGCCCACGCCGACGAGGCGTACAACGCGGCCCAGGACGCCGAGGCCAAGCTGCAGCAGCAGGTCGACGGCATCAACCGTGAGATGAGCGCCGAGCAGGCGACCATGGCGCAGACCCAGACCCGCCTCGGAGGCCTGGCCGCCGAGCAGTACCGCAACGGCGGCGTCGACCCGACCCTGCGCCTGATGATGCAGGCCGACCCCTCCACGATGTTGGACATGTCGGCGACCGTCGACCGTGTCCAAGCCGACAACGCCGGCAACCTGAACCTGCTCGCGCAGCAGAAGGCTGACCTGGCGGCCAAGGCCAAGCAGGCCGCGGACAAGATGGCACTGCTGGACCAGCAGACCAAGGCCGCCGAGGCGACCAAGAAGCAGTACGACGGCGACGTCTCCAAGGCCCAGGCGCTGCTGAACTCCCTGCAGGCGCAGCAGCGCGCGGCGCTGAAGGCCGAGCAGGACCGGCAGCACGCCGCGGCGCTCGCGGCTGCGCAGCAGGCGGCAGCGAAGCAGTCTTCGTCTTCGAGCTCGTCGTCTTCCTCCGGGTCGTCCTCGGGGTCCTCCTCGGGCGGTTCGACGACGGTGTCGGTCCCGGTGTCCGGGCGGGCTGCCGCTGCGGTGGCGTTCGCGCAGGCGCAGCTGGGCAAGCCCTACATCTTCGGCGCGACCGGCCCGGGCGGGTACGACTGCTCGGGGCTGTCGCAGGCGGCGTGGAAGGCGGCCGGCGTGTCGATCCCGCGGACCGCCACGGCGCAGATGCAGGGGCTGCCGGCGGTGTCGGCTTCCTCGGCGCAGCCGGGCGACCTGGTGTTCTTCTATGGGAACAGCAGCTATGTGGATCACGTCGGGATATACATCGGCGGCGGCCGGGTCATTCACGCGCCGCATCCGGGTTCTTCGGTGGAGATCGTTGCGGTGAGCAGCATGCCGCTGGTTTCTTACGCGCGGCCTTAG
- a CDS encoding PH domain-containing protein yields the protein MSDSSPPLYGRMLLRPELEDRAKRYLVPGERLVIAVRHHLAAVIIPVLIAVAAVVLAMGIDIFSSPDAGQFRLGAWAVAGVAFLYMAWNVAVWNQDLLIVTNKRILHTHGVITRSFDALPLGKVNDMRVERDLLGRILGYGRFNAKAVGDAPLGRRGLDFISHVEETWLEISNLLYGPGAKSGPKDPQEVRIVGAVLPDMHGEPVEIVMPPVSVKSPADDDKAHPVNAAMLPVKVFRDDKGERAFETDVTTPGNKRRRIRFFR from the coding sequence GTGTCCGACTCTTCACCGCCGCTCTACGGCCGGATGCTGCTCCGGCCCGAGCTCGAGGACCGCGCCAAGCGGTATCTCGTGCCGGGCGAGCGGCTCGTCATAGCCGTGCGGCACCATCTGGCCGCGGTCATCATCCCGGTGCTGATCGCGGTCGCGGCCGTGGTCCTCGCGATGGGGATCGACATCTTCTCCTCGCCCGACGCCGGCCAGTTCCGGCTGGGCGCGTGGGCGGTGGCCGGGGTGGCCTTCCTCTATATGGCATGGAACGTCGCGGTGTGGAACCAGGATCTGCTGATAGTGACCAACAAGCGGATCCTGCACACCCACGGCGTGATCACCCGGTCCTTCGACGCGCTGCCCTTGGGCAAGGTCAACGACATGCGCGTCGAACGGGACCTGCTCGGCCGGATCCTGGGCTACGGCAGATTCAACGCCAAGGCCGTCGGCGACGCCCCGCTGGGCCGGCGCGGCCTGGACTTCATCTCGCACGTCGAGGAGACCTGGCTGGAGATCAGCAACCTGTTGTACGGTCCGGGCGCCAAGTCCGGTCCCAAGGATCCGCAAGAGGTACGTATCGTCGGTGCGGTCCTTCCGGACATGCACGGCGAACCGGTGGAGATCGTCATGCCGCCGGTGTCCGTGAAGAGTCCAGCCGATGACGACAAGGCACACCCGGTGAACGCGGCCATGCTGCCGGTGAAGGTGTTCCGCGACGACAAGGGCGAACGGGCGTTTGAGACCGACGTCACAACGCCGGGCAACAAACGTCGCAGGATTCGCTTTTTCCGCTAA